In one window of Plasmodium berghei ANKA genome assembly, chromosome: 14 DNA:
- a CDS encoding ER membrane protein complex subunit 6, putative: METNTSIDNRSKDNIKDSLNSKILESNKYDENIVKYNKNSLILSRQFYGIIGGITAGILGLQGIKGFLFFSVFTLIGTLMTFFHIKNNYKSFFSSKSCIFLSDFFSGLISFILFWTLSYDIIYIF, from the exons atggaAACAAACACAAGCATTGATAATCGAAGtaaagataatataaaagataGTTTAAACTCAAAAATATTGGAgagtaataaatatgatgaaaatatagttaagtataataaaaattcattaatattaagTAGACAATTCTATGGGATAATTGGGGGAATAACTGCTGGAATTTTGGGACTTCAAGGCATAAAAGGgtttctctttttttcaGTATTTACATTAATAGGAACATTAATgacattttttcatattaagaataattataaatcatttttttctagtAAATCATGCATATTTCTGAGTGATTTTTTTAGTGGACTTATA tcttttattttattttggaCCCTATCCTATGAcataatatacattttttaa
- a CDS encoding adrenodoxin-type ferredoxin, putative, with product MNSKFSFPIRNNIFKRFLPSKSKNNYLYLNLKKKFTTQNSDEINVTFLNHDNHETTVKAQVGDSILKVAHENNINIEGACEGFCACSTCHVIIDNQFYELLPEAQDNELDMLELAPCITETSRLGCQVKLTKELDGMKIKLPPMTRNFYVDGYVPTPH from the exons ATGAATTCCA aATTTAGCTTCCCCATCAGgaacaatatatttaaaaggtTTTTACCGAGCAAGtccaaaaataattatttatatttgaatttaaaaaaaaaatttacaacCCAAAATTCTGATGAAAT taatgtgacatttttaaatcacGACAACCATGAAACAACAGTTAAAGCACAAGTAGGAGATAGTATATTAAAGGTCGCccatgaaaataatattaatatagaaG GCGCCTGTGAAGGTTTTTGCGCATGCTCAACTTGTCATGTAATAATTGATAACCAGTTTTATGAACTTTTACCAGAAGCCCAAGATAATGAACTTGACATGCTAGAATTAGCTCCGTGTATAACTGAAAC ttctAGATTAGGTTGCCAAGTTAAACTTACTAAAGAATTAGATggaatgaaaataaaactcCCACCGATGACTCGAAATTTTTATGTAGATGGTTATGTTCCTACACCACactaa